In the genome of Myripristis murdjan chromosome 21, fMyrMur1.1, whole genome shotgun sequence, the window TTCCTGatcatatttgcttttttttgttttgttttgtattctgGAGTTGTTGAGGAATTCTCCATCACCGCCCTGTCACACCTTGGTAGTGTTTACATATGAATGGCACCAGCAAGGTAAAGACCTCCATAACCCAGGCTCCCTATAGGAAAATAAGCTTTGTTTGTTAATTACGTATATGGATCCTATGATGATTGTAGCTTATAGTATCCTTTAGAAGCCAGTGGTAAAGGTAGACCTGAAAATTATTGATGTATGAAATATGTGGTTGTATAGGTCTTTATGTACTCCCTTGAAAGATCTCCTTTCTAAAACTGAGCAACACATGTACTGACTCTTCCAAATACCTTTTTCTGTAATCTAATATAAGTTTGCAAATTAAATATAGATTGTTTTAATAAGTTTGTATTCATACATTTTGTGGGTTTGTTGCAAAATCCTATAATATGAGGgtcagctgttttcattttgattcatCTTGATTCCTGACCAACTTGATTTTTGGAAATAATTCTAGTTTAACAAGCTGCCAGGCACCAATCATATGTCTCATACCCAGAGgttaaattttgatttttttttcccaccatgtGAAGCAGTCAGCCTTGTAAACAAGGTTATTAAAAGAGATGTTATGTTTTAAATACACTGAAAGCCCTGAGAGAACTGAACCCTTTGAGACAacagttgggtttttttttaaagacagaacTCCTTTTAGCCCAGTGGCCCCCAGCTCTTGTCATTCCACTTTAAGGAGTGATTCAGACATGATAATCCATGGAGCAGCAATATCGccaattgtgtaaaaaaaaaaaaaaaaaaaaaaaagctgtattaTGAGGACTGGAGATGGGAACCACTGCTTCTGTCTGTTTAAACATAACCAAAAAGGTTATttaagaaaaagacaagaattGTCAGTTTTATAGATACGATAGAAATCGGAAAGCATTCAAAAgatctgaaaatctgaaaataaggTTGAGTGGGAAAAGTCAGCAATGTCAAGTGACAGCTCAGGTGCATGATCAGCTCTGATAAGGGATTGTGTAGCTCTTGTTGCTCAGGTAGTCACTGAAGCTGAAAATCCTCATGTAGACTCTCAGCAGTACATACCAAGAAACTACtgaatattatttttcaaaaataatgattttcAACCCAAATGACTTGTACCTTCTTCAtctcaaaaataaatgtcaagttTATTttagatacactatatggacaacaGGATTGGGCCACATACACATTAGACCTATAGGAGCTTTTACAaaatcccattctaaatccattggcgtggatttagaatgggataatatggagttggtcccccctttgaagctataacagcttccactgCTCTGGGAAGGCtctctacaagattttggagtgtgtctgtggggatTTTTGctcattcatccagaagagcatttgtgaggtcagacaatgatgttggacaagagggcctggctcgcaatttccattctagttcatcccaaaggtgttggatggggttgaggtcagggctctgtgcgggccagtcaagttactccacaccaaactcactcaGCCAtacctttatggagcttgctttgtgcactgtggcacagtcatgctggaacagaaaagggtcTTCCTCAAACTGTTCCCTCAAAGTTgaaagcagagaattgtccaaaatgtcttggaaagctgaagcattaagatttcccttgaCTGGAACTAAGGGCCTGAGGCTGACCCCAGAAAatcaagcccatagcattatcccccctccaccaaactttacagttggcacagtgcagtcaggcaggtaacggtctcctggcattcaccaaatccggactcgtccatcagactgccagatagagaaATGTGATCaatcactccacagaacatgtttccaccactccagagtccagtggcagtgtgctttacaccgctccatctgacacttggcgttgcgcttggtgatgtaaggcttgcatgcagctgctcggtcatggaaacccatgccatgaagctcctggcgcacagtttttgttctgatgttaatgccagaggaggtttgatgaccctgctctgtaactttatgtggtctgccacttggtggctgagttgctgtggttcctatatcacttacagttgatggtggaaaatcaaggagggaagaaatttcatgaactgacttgttgcaatggtggcatcctattacattactattacagtaccatgctggaattcagtgagctcttaagaaagagccattctttcacaaatgtttgtaaaggcagattGCATGGCttggtgcttgattttatacacctgtggcaatgggactgagtgaaacacctgaactcggtgattaagaggtgtggcccaatattTTTCTCCATGTAGTGTGGTCTGAAAGGCCAAGATCATGAAAGTTCATTATCAGTCAGTTATGCTTGGTATAAAATCTGAGCTATCCTCATAAGACTGCAGCTGACTTGTCACTTCATACTGATTAGTGCTGAACTGCTAATTGTGATTTTACATTTGAGTTGCCACTCAATTGACCAGTTACACTCCAGCTGCATATGCTGCCTGTGTTCTGCCTCGTCTTGAGCTGCTGCACTTTGTCTGGGGCATTGGGGTGTTAATGGATTACTGAAAGGTGTTGactcaggtttgtgtgtgtttgtgagcgtgtgtgcatgcgtgtgtgtactgtatatgcCTGTTTGAATGAGGGGGGGGGTAAAGTGCTCATCAGTGTGCTGGGATCTAGTCCACACACGAGCTTCAagcctcccatttctctctcatgcTCCCTCTGTGTGCTCTGTCACTCCTGTGTAATCTCTGCTACatcttttgttctttcatccTTGCTTTTCTCCTTTTACCTCCTTGCCCCAGCACATTAGTCACTACTTTTTaccctcttcctctgctttctctctgcaATGTTTTCTCTCTGAGTTACCCAACAGTGACTTGCCCTCAACATGGATATTGGAGGCCTGACCACAGTAGTAGCCAATTCTGCTTACATTAACGCTCGTGGGAGCATCGATGGCTCCTCTGCAGCAACGCGGGACAAGAAGTTTTTCTCTCGCCTCAAGCTGCCCCATATCACTGTGTGTGAGAACTTGAGGGATACCCTAGATTTGGCCTTTGACACACTTGTGGAAGAGCCTATTGGTAAGCGCCTCTTCAGGGAATTCTTGGATGCCAACCAGGAGTATCATGGTGCTTGCAAGCTGTGGAAGGACATTGAGAGCTATGACCTGGCGGAGGACTCTGAGAGGGCAAAGAAAGCCTCAAAGATTGTCCAGCGCTACATGGACCCTGCTGCCAAGCACTACTGCCCCTTCCTGTCTGAGGATATCATGAATAAGGTGAAGGAAGGCCAGGAAGCTGCTGACGATGGACTGTTTGCCGATGCACTGGCCTCAGTTTTGGAATACCTCCGGGTGGCCCCCTACACTTTCTTCATGGAGAGCATGTTCCTGAAGAGGTTCCTGCAGTGGAAGTGGCTTGAGCAGCAGCCCATGGACGCAGACTGGTTCTTAGATTTCCGTGTGTTGGGGAAAGGTGGGTTCGGTGAGGTGTCTGCCTGTCAAATGAAAGCCACAGGAAAGCTATATGCCTGTAAGAAACTCAACAAGAAGAGgctgaagaagaggaaaggCTATGAGGTGAGAGTAACTTTTGCCTCTGTTGGTGAGTCATACATGCCCTCGAGTTTATACGGTCTTGGTCCTTGAGGTGGATAATTCTATACACACCTGCAATGTCTACTTGTAGTTTTAATTTCAACAAAGACATTAAGGCAGGAGCAATCACTGACATTAGGGCTTCTCTTATTTATATAATTTCCACCTAAATGTTctgacacaaaataaatcatgaatGGTGTACCACTGGCACTGGGCACTGATTATTCAGAAATATAATAAGTTGCTATTGGCTTTTAGCGtcttatattttcatttttgttaatttgatttaacattttaacattttgatttaACAATTTACTCAAAATTACTCAAATAGGATTCATTTGGATCAGAATAGACCACACTGTCAATTTATTCTTAAATCTCTGAAATTGTTTGGctggttgaaatttgaaattcaaCTAAAGAAAGTTATAACTCGCTTCAGCTTGACCATTTTATTGGGCACTGTTGCATTTCCgtggctgaaaatgtttttttcatgtgacgTGCATACAATTTCTTGATAATTTTCTTGGGCTTCACTGGGCTTCATGTTGCAAAGTGTGTGTCTTACACTGAGGCAGGCTGTGATGGTGCTAATCATCTTTGTCCCTGCCTTTGTCTTTTCTGGCCTTAGCCCATGGTATTAAACACTGAGACAGGGATAGAGTGATTACTGGGAGCTTTAGTGAAAAGCTGTTCTGAATGGAACTGCTTGGGATGGTTATATCTTGCCCTTGACTTGCCTAGGGTCATTATTTGAAATGTATTCTCACCTTataatcatttttcaaaaaggagaggaaaaataaccaccttactAAACACGTTTTTCCATTAACCCTGAGGAGCAAGTGTGTATGACTCTTTCAACTAACGCTAAAATGATGTTTAAAAGATGgccatgtgtgttttcaaatgcattGTGTTCAAAACCGGGTCCTAATATTTGTGCCTGTAGGGTGCAATGGTGGAGAAGAGGATTCTCGCCAGGGTTCACAGTCGCTTCATTGTATCGTTGGCGTACGCCTTCCAGACCAAGGAGGAACTGTGTCTGGTGATGACCATCATGAATGGAGGAGATCTCAAGTAACCGAACACCCCGAAACATACTCACATCTCCAAGCACAAATAGACACAGATAAGCTCCCTGAGGCTCCCACAGACATTATGCCTATTCCTTCACCTTCCTTCTAGTACTTTCCGGCAGTTCTGTCCTCAGCCTTTCAGTGTTTGGCACACAGTACCTATAGTTTGTCCGCTGGTACAAATGATCTCCTCACATTGACAGCAGAATGTGTGCAGTCATCTCAAagtcttatattttttttagcatgttACATTTCCCCCATAGTGAGTGGTGACACAAGCTGGAGCTAAATGTGACAATCACCCAAATGTGCTGAAATTGAGCCCATCAGGAAATTTCCTGAATATAGTGTGATTAAAATCGAATGGGATATACATTAAATGCTAATCTGGGTGTTCTCAAGAGCTAAACCATGCTGTATGTCTCTGTAAGCAGTCACATGGGCATGACTACACATGTCAACAGTCATATTCAGCATCCCTGAGAAATATTTGTTCGTGCAGAATCACATTTGTTGAGGATATGTGTACTCTATGTGGACAGAAATTAATTTTGATGAGGCGCACAATAAATTGAatgcttttagaaaaaaaaaaaaaaaacatgatttaagcAATCAAAAATGACTTTGAGGTCCTCAAAAGCCTGATTTTAGTTGTTTGCATGGATGTAAACATACAATGTAGTTTGCTGGAACTCAACACTGGGCACGCACACGACTTATTGTGTTTTTGCTCCAGCCTGAAAAAATGATCTTATGCTTGAAACTGCGTAAACCAGTCTTGTGCTCACATTGATGAGaagtatatacatatatatggtGTTGCACATTTATATCCATTAGAGACATAAcagctgatctctctctcccgcACCTCAGATACCACATCTACCTGGTGGATGAGAACAACCCCGGGTTCGATGAAGCGAGAGCCTGTTTCTACAGCGCTCAGATCATCCAGGGCTTGGAGCACCTCCACCAGAAAAGAATCATCTACAGAGATCTCAAACCGGAAAACGTGCTCTTAGATAATGACGGTAccaattttttttagataaataCAGTGACATATGTATCTTTGCATCTTTAAATAATGGTTGATGAAGATGCGTTTTTGTGTCTTTAATCAGGGAATGTGCGTATCTCGGACCTGGGTCTTGCCGTAGAGTTAAAGGAAGGCAAAACACAGACCAAAGGCTATGCTGGAACaccaggtgtgtctcacctgcaTCTACCAAATTCACTTGTTAAGTAATACCATATTTATAGGTGCAATTTGGCACTTGTTGGAGTACATGAGTGTATCACTTTGCGCCTTGCAGGATACATGCCACCAGAGATGCTGAAAGGGGAGAAGTATGACACCTGCGTGGACTACTTTACCTTGGGGGTGACACTGTATGAGTTCATGGCTGCTAAGAACCCCTTCAGGGAGCGGGGGGAGAAGGTTACCTGCCTTTCTTTCAACCATGAGTTTCATCCTGTGCACAGGATGGATAACTAAGCAGAATTGAGCCACAGAGTCTTGAGACTTGAGCTCAGAGGttatttctcttctctccagGTTGAACGTGAGGAGATGAAGGAACGGATCATGAATCGGGAAGTGGATTATCCAGAGAACTTCAGCGAACATGCAAAGACCCTCTGCGGCGGCCTTCTAGCCAAAGATGCCGCTCAGAGGATGGGCTTCAAGAATGGGACCTGCGATGAGATCAGAGCGCACCCTTTCTTCAGTGGCATCAACTGGAGGAAACTGAACGCAGGTATGACATCTCTAAAACTCAAATTTACACGCTTACCACTTCAGTTTCGTATCCCTGAGTAAATAACCTAGCCCTGATCCCTTTATCACATTTTATGCGTCACCTCAGTAAATACGTCGAATTACGGCATCAGGCCATGGTGATGATATTAATCCTCTTGAGTTTGATGGTTGGTTTGGCTGATTGTTTGGTTTCTAACGTatgtctctcctctccaggtATTTTACCTCCTCCCTTTGTTCCTGACCCGAAAAGGGTGTATGCTAAAAGTCTGGATGACGTCGGGGCGTTCTCCTCGGTGAAGGGGGTGAACTTGGAGGATCCCGACAAGACCTTCTTTGATGAGTTCTCCTCTGGCAACATCACCATCCCCTGGCAGGAAGAGATGATCGAGACGGGCGTCTACGCGGAGCTCAACGTGTGGGGTCCTGATGGCAGCCTCCCTAATGACCTTCGGAGGGAATCCATACTAGAGCAGCCAGCCAAGTCGTCAACCTGCTGCGTGTCATAGAGTCATTGTCACTGAGAGCCCTCTGAAATATACAAAGCATAGCCCTCTACAGTTTACGGACAGACTCTCAGGTCTTTAGAGGACACAGGATGGACGATTACAACCCTCAGGACAGACAGAAATCTCCTTTGAACTTTTTAATAATAGAATTTCAGCAACTTGGAACCGAAGACATGCTTTCTTTCAGCAGTGGCCACAGGAAATGACAAGAACAAGACGACAAATGCCATGGAGGTAGATCTCCAACATGGAAAGGACTTAAGAGATTAGGTTCaagtgatgaaaaatgaaaattctttACATGTGAATTCATTGATCATTGcgcgctctctctcttgtcttcaCACATGatctttattggcatgaaacaCAACAATATTTGCTGCCAAAGTAAAATAAGAGAATCAATAAGgtgtaataataacaactatTTGTAATATATGTAGTTTAACAATTATTAGGCCATCAATAGGACCGGACATTAGTGGTAATGTAAATGTATGGAATCATTGCTGTGTCCTCTGTTCTTAGAGGATCATTAGTTGTTGTCGTCTCTGCTGGTGACAGGATATTACATATCTAGCACTCAGTTTCCTCTCCAAATAATAATTGGAGTTGCATGTTAGTGGAAAGATTTTCAAGGTTACGTATGTTATGAAATTGTGCGGAAGTTAACTTCTCTAATAATTTTGTAACATGCAGTGGAGAAATAAGTGcagctctctctccacctctgcaGAGTGAGCACAGCCAGGTCGGCCTGCGTCGGCCAGGCTGTGCGCAGTGAGACTCTGTTTTGTTAATGACTTTCTCAGTTTAGGATCAGTCTTCTCTCCAGTGCaactgatcattttcttttttgtttggtcAGGCCAGACTAACTGAGGGCTGCCCTGAGGCAGTGCAGCTGGCAGAGGGAAACCTCACTGCTCTTGGCATTGAAGGGCTTTGTGATGGTGTAACTTGGTCTTTGGGTGATACAGAATGTGATGTCTCATTTTAAATATCTAATATTAGTGGATATTGGCATAATTCAACCCTGCATAAATAATTAGTAGTAGCTCCTTTTACTTAATGAATTGATGTACACAATTCTGCATGTCAGATCTCAATTtataaaaacagcttttataCATGGTCCCCAAGGTTTACTACAGCAGAATGCAAAGAATATCCttctggctttctctctctcaatttctctcactttttcactGTCCATCTTGCTtgatctctctctttgtgtgtgtgtgtgtgtgtgtgtgtgtgtgtgtgtgtgtgtgtgtttgtgtgtaggaaTGTCTACTTATGGTTATGCTTTTAGACTCAAAATTCAACATGTGTATTTTAATCAGGTTTTTAGTTATGTGGTAATTTGGTGCTGAGTGACCAACatgtaatttaatgtatttattccCCACACCTCATGTCTGCTGTTTTGTAGTGTATGCAATTTAATGGAAACTACTTTTCTTTAAAGTGAGTTTAATCATTAGTCATGTATATATGTAGCTAAATCATACACTGTTGTCAATATATGTACCATAAACCAATAACTCCTGGATACAGTTACCAAAAGCTAAGAGATCCAAAACTGCACAgtttcattcttcatttttcattcaagaaaatattttcttaaGTGTTTATTTTACGGTTTGTAATCTACTCTTTGAGAGTAGCTTTGATAAAGCTAAATGTAGGTTAGCTGATACAAGACAAACGTGAGAGTAGGAGAAATGTTTTCCACAGTTTTAAAGCAAagcaatttatttcaaaaaaataaaaaagctgaaTAAGGtcacaaaaattaaatgtatgaaaaacaaaatggcaaaTAAAATAGCTTTTTGAAATGGTAATTTGAGTCTAgaacttcttttcttttttctactACACAAAGGTTATAGCGCTGCTCAGGAATGTCAATTAAGCACAAATCAAACCTGGACTGTTGATTCTTCTTTCTTGAAACTTAtttatattgtaattttttttttttttttttttttttttgcgctttTACTTTTCAGGACACTTCTCTCTAGCATCTGCCAAACAAACATCGATTCACCCTTTCagtcttttgtttttccatcactgCTCACACCTCTGCTTTTTTCTCTTGGTCACTCTCTTGCTGTGGCCTTGTAtatcctcacctcctcctgcgGCAGCTCACACACGAGCGTGCTCTTAAAGCTGCTCTTGAAGGTCTCGGTGAACCTCAGGTCAGACTGGAACCGCACCTTGTTGGCCCACAGCAGCGTCGTCCTGCTTCCTGGCCGGCAGAAGTGACGCATAGTGGCCAGCAGGTCCTCCAGGTAGTCGTGGTGATAGACCACGTCTGCCGCCAGCACGTAGTCGTAGTGACAGGAGGTGCAGGGGAAGTCTCGTTCCA includes:
- the LOC115380069 gene encoding rhodopsin kinase-like, whose amino-acid sequence is MDIGGLTTVVANSAYINARGSIDGSSAATRDKKFFSRLKLPHITVCENLRDTLDLAFDTLVEEPIGKRLFREFLDANQEYHGACKLWKDIESYDLAEDSERAKKASKIVQRYMDPAAKHYCPFLSEDIMNKVKEGQEAADDGLFADALASVLEYLRVAPYTFFMESMFLKRFLQWKWLEQQPMDADWFLDFRVLGKGGFGEVSACQMKATGKLYACKKLNKKRLKKRKGYEGAMVEKRILARVHSRFIVSLAYAFQTKEELCLVMTIMNGGDLKYHIYLVDENNPGFDEARACFYSAQIIQGLEHLHQKRIIYRDLKPENVLLDNDGNVRISDLGLAVELKEGKTQTKGYAGTPGYMPPEMLKGEKYDTCVDYFTLGVTLYEFMAAKNPFRERGEKVEREEMKERIMNREVDYPENFSEHAKTLCGGLLAKDAAQRMGFKNGTCDEIRAHPFFSGINWRKLNAGILPPPFVPDPKRVYAKSLDDVGAFSSVKGVNLEDPDKTFFDEFSSGNITIPWQEEMIETGVYAELNVWGPDGSLPNDLRRESILEQPAKSSTCCVS